GCCGCGAGAAGCGCAGAGACAGGATCGCGAAGCCGACGGTGAAGAAAAACATTACGACGCCCAGGGCGGAGGCGTACCCGAAGCGGAAGTACTGGAACGCGTTGCGGTAGATCTCGGCGGCCATGACCGTGGTCGACCAGTCCGGGCCGCCGTGCTGGTCGGTCATCACCCAGACGATCGCGAAGACGTCCAGCGCCAGGATCCCCAGATAGACCCAGGCCACCTGCACGGTGTCCCAGAGCAGCGGCAGCGTGATGCGGAAGAACAGGCTCACCCGTCCGGCCCCGTCGATCTGCGCGGCCTCGAACATGTCCCTGGGGATGGAGGCCAGGCCGGCGGAGAAGAGCACCACGTAGAAGCCGACCGCCTGCCAGACCATGACGCCCAGCACCGACCAGAACGCCACCCCGGGATCGGACAGGAACCCGATCGGCTTGACCCCGAGCGCCATCAGCGGCCCGTTCAGCATGCCGCTGCCGTCCGGCCGGAACACCTGCTGGAACAGCACCGCCACCACGGCCACGGCCAGGACCTGCGGGAAGAAGAACACCACGCGGTAGAA
This genomic interval from Nonomuraea helvata contains the following:
- a CDS encoding sugar ABC transporter permease, which translates into the protein MIFNRYRRGLFITSFLAAPVILYLVYVISPYIQAFYIAMTDWRGVTATPTFIGLDNFKRLFDDGTFWKAVTHNGALLVLLPLITIVIALFFAFLLNVGGAQGTSGIRGSKFYRVVFFFPQVLAVAVVAVLFQQVFRPDGSGMLNGPLMALGVKPIGFLSDPGVAFWSVLGVMVWQAVGFYVVLFSAGLASIPRDMFEAAQIDGAGRVSLFFRITLPLLWDTVQVAWVYLGILALDVFAIVWVMTDQHGGPDWSTTVMAAEIYRNAFQYFRFGYASALGVVMFFFTVGFAILSLRFSRRERIEY